Proteins encoded in a region of the Flavobacteriaceae bacterium HL-DH10 genome:
- the cobA gene encoding uroporphyrinogen-III C-methyltransferase codes for MSLKIPMLTVVGAGPGDVDLITLKAIKAIKSANVILYDALINEDLLEYASKEAELIFVGKRKGCYAFQQEQINSLIVSKAREKGHVVRLKGGDPFIFGRGAEEIDYVRQFGLETYVVPGISSSMAVPAYQGIPLTKRGASESFWVITGTTKKHQLSGDVALAAKSTATVVILMGMSKLDEIVAIFSEENKQDVAVAVIQNGTRDNENVGIGTIASIKSIVEEKQLSNPAIIVIGDVVKERAVLSSIFKEVEGNYDERE; via the coding sequence ATGAGTTTGAAAATCCCAATGTTAACAGTAGTAGGTGCAGGACCTGGAGATGTCGATTTAATTACGCTTAAAGCTATTAAAGCGATAAAGTCTGCAAATGTGATACTGTATGATGCGCTTATTAATGAAGACTTATTAGAGTATGCATCTAAAGAAGCAGAGTTAATATTTGTAGGTAAACGAAAAGGATGTTATGCATTTCAACAAGAGCAAATTAACAGTCTTATTGTTTCTAAGGCTAGGGAGAAAGGGCATGTTGTACGCTTAAAAGGTGGCGATCCTTTTATTTTTGGAAGAGGTGCAGAAGAGATTGATTATGTTAGACAATTTGGTTTAGAAACGTATGTTGTTCCTGGGATTTCATCGTCTATGGCGGTTCCTGCTTATCAGGGTATCCCGCTAACAAAACGTGGCGCTTCAGAAAGTTTTTGGGTGATTACAGGAACCACTAAAAAGCATCAATTGTCTGGTGATGTAGCTTTAGCGGCTAAGTCGACAGCAACCGTTGTTATATTAATGGGAATGAGTAAACTAGATGAAATAGTTGCCATTTTTTCAGAGGAAAATAAACAAGATGTTGCCGTTGCTGTTATTCAAAATGGTACTAGAGATAATGAAAATGTCGGTATTGGAACTATAGCTTCTATTAAAAGTATTGTAGAAGAAAAACAATTATCTAATCCAGCCATTATTGTTATTGGTGATGTGGTGAAAGAACGGGCTGTTTTAAGCAGTATTTTTAAAGAAGTTGAAGGGAATTATGACGAAAGAGAATAA
- a CDS encoding bifunctional precorrin-2 dehydrogenase/sirohydrochlorin ferrochelatase, producing the protein MTKENKKIKGSSEFATSLGADGLERNNLYPIFLKTKSLNVLIVGGGHVAEEKLTFLLKSSPDANVTMVSPMFRVGTVTLAETGHVKLVKKKYKKRFLKGKHIVVATTDVPEVNVKVHKHCRKRSILVNVADNPPYCDFYMGGIVTKGNVKVAISTNGKSPTTAKRLRQFFEDVIPENVDDLVKNLNEYRKTIKGDFEQKVETLNEFTKGLIEKK; encoded by the coding sequence ATGACGAAAGAGAATAAAAAAATTAAAGGCTCGAGTGAGTTTGCTACCTCTTTAGGTGCTGATGGGCTTGAAAGAAATAATTTATACCCCATTTTTTTAAAAACTAAAAGCTTAAATGTACTTATTGTTGGTGGAGGACATGTGGCTGAAGAGAAGTTGACCTTTTTATTAAAGTCGAGTCCAGATGCTAATGTAACAATGGTGTCTCCAATGTTTAGAGTAGGAACTGTTACTTTGGCTGAAACAGGACATGTAAAACTTGTTAAAAAGAAATATAAAAAGCGTTTTTTAAAAGGAAAGCATATTGTTGTAGCAACAACAGATGTTCCAGAAGTAAATGTTAAAGTTCATAAACATTGTCGTAAAAGAAGCATTTTAGTAAATGTTGCTGATAATCCACCATATTGCGATTTTTATATGGGCGGTATTGTTACAAAAGGTAATGTGAAAGTGGCTATTAGTACAAACGGAAAGTCGCCAACAACAGCCAAACGATTACGTCAGTTTTTCGAGGATGTTATTCCAGAAAATGTAGACGATTTGGTTAAAAATTTAAATGAATATAGAAAAACAATAAAAGGTGATTTTGAACAAAAAGTGGAAACACTAAATGAATTCACCAAAGGATTAATTGAAAAAAAATAA
- a CDS encoding homocysteine S-methyltransferase family protein, translating to MSNIQQALQDRILVLDGAMGTMLQRYKFTEEDFRGERFKDYPTPLQGNNDLLSITQPKAIKEVHAKYFEAGADIVETNTFSGTTIAMADYQMEDLVYELNFQSAKIAKEVADEFTKKEPNKPRFVAGSIGPTNRTASMSPDVNDPGYRAVTFDELRIAYKQQVEALMDGGADLLLVETVFDTLNAKAALFAIEEVKEERNIDIPVMLSGTITDASGRTLSGQTAEAFLISVSHIPLLSIGFNCALGANLLQPHLEAIANKTEFAISAHPNAGLPNAFGEYDETPEEMGEQIEEYLKKNLINIIGGCCGTTPEHIEVIAKLAAKYKPRKVVETAAL from the coding sequence ATGTCAAACATACAACAAGCTTTACAGGATCGTATTTTAGTGCTAGATGGTGCTATGGGTACCATGTTACAGCGTTATAAATTTACAGAAGAAGATTTTAGAGGAGAGCGTTTTAAAGATTACCCAACACCCTTACAAGGTAATAATGATTTACTATCTATTACTCAGCCTAAAGCAATAAAAGAAGTTCACGCCAAATATTTTGAAGCTGGAGCAGATATTGTTGAAACCAATACCTTTTCGGGAACGACTATTGCAATGGCAGATTATCAGATGGAAGATTTGGTGTACGAACTTAATTTTCAATCGGCTAAAATAGCAAAAGAAGTAGCTGATGAATTCACAAAAAAAGAACCAAATAAGCCACGTTTTGTAGCTGGTTCTATAGGGCCAACAAACCGTACTGCTAGTATGTCGCCAGATGTAAATGATCCAGGATATAGAGCGGTAACTTTTGATGAATTACGTATTGCTTACAAGCAGCAGGTTGAAGCTTTAATGGATGGTGGTGCCGATTTATTATTAGTCGAGACTGTTTTTGATACCCTAAATGCTAAAGCAGCATTATTTGCGATTGAAGAAGTTAAAGAAGAACGTAATATAGATATTCCAGTAATGCTAAGTGGTACGATTACAGATGCTAGTGGACGTACACTTTCTGGACAAACTGCTGAAGCATTTTTAATATCGGTATCTCATATTCCATTGTTGTCAATTGGATTTAACTGTGCCTTAGGTGCTAATTTATTACAACCGCATTTAGAGGCGATTGCAAATAAAACAGAGTTTGCTATTTCAGCGCATCCTAATGCAGGACTGCCAAATGCTTTTGGAGAATATGACGAAACTCCAGAAGAAATGGGCGAACAGATAGAAGAATATTTAAAGAAGAATTTAATAAATATAATTGGTGGATGCTGTGGAACTACTCCAGAGCATATTGAAGTTATTGCAAAATTAGCAGCAAAATACAAGCCAAGAAAAGTAGTTGAAACAGCAGCACTTTAA
- the epsC gene encoding serine O-acetyltransferase EpsC — protein MKSYNVCLKDTVKIFTKKLFYSLFDCEQEEANSEYLEETFVKIVTKLDIKNGEEIWKKFKTILPEIRRQLDLDAIAFENNDPASHSLEEIYMAYPGFHAISIYRLSHALYNLDVFILPRMMSEYIHGITGIDIHPGATIGESFYIDHGTGIVIGETSIIKNNVKIYQGVTLGGIQVSKDLAKVKRHPTIEDNVCIYANATILGGDIIIGANSTIGANVWITQSVPENSLVTYQTEIKIRPKKNGIR, from the coding sequence ATGAAAAGTTATAATGTTTGTTTAAAAGATACCGTTAAAATATTTACTAAAAAGTTATTTTATTCTTTGTTTGATTGTGAGCAAGAGGAAGCAAACAGTGAGTATTTGGAGGAAACCTTTGTAAAAATCGTTACAAAATTAGACATAAAAAATGGTGAAGAGATTTGGAAGAAATTTAAAACTATTCTTCCTGAAATTAGGAGACAGTTAGATTTAGATGCTATTGCCTTTGAAAACAACGATCCTGCTTCGCATAGTTTAGAAGAAATTTATATGGCATATCCTGGGTTTCATGCTATTTCAATTTATAGATTAAGTCATGCACTTTATAATTTAGATGTGTTTATTTTACCTAGAATGATGAGTGAATATATTCATGGTATAACAGGTATCGATATTCATCCAGGAGCAACTATTGGCGAGTCATTTTATATAGATCATGGAACAGGAATTGTAATTGGTGAAACATCCATTATAAAAAATAATGTTAAGATTTATCAGGGAGTTACATTAGGTGGAATTCAAGTTAGTAAAGATTTAGCTAAAGTTAAAAGACACCCTACTATTGAGGACAATGTTTGTATTTATGCGAATGCAACTATTTTAGGAGGCGATATTATTATTGGAGCTAATAGCACTATTGGAGCCAATGTTTGGATTACCCAATCGGTACCCGAAAACTCATTAGTTACTTATCAAACTGAAATTAAAATTAGACCCAAAAAGAATGGCATACGGTAA
- the cysM gene encoding cysteine synthase CysM gives MAYGKTILDQIGNTPIVEASHIINKKGIRLFLKLEGDNPGGSVKDRAAFNMINEALKRGEIKKGGTLVEATSGNTGIALAFIAQLLGLNMVLIMPENSTEERVKTMRAYGAEVILTPADIGIEGSRDVAFKLRDEKGYMLLNQFENDDNWKAHYKTTGPEIWRDTEGEVTHFVSAMGTTGTIMGTSKFLKEKNKDITIVGAQPADGARIPGIRKWSPDYVPKFFDRSRVDIVVDVSEEDARITTQRLAKEEGVFAGMSSGGSVFCALQIAKSIDKGIIVAVICDRGDRYLSSTLFE, from the coding sequence ATGGCATACGGTAAAACTATCCTTGATCAAATAGGCAATACACCTATAGTTGAGGCAAGTCATATTATAAATAAAAAAGGTATTCGGTTATTTTTGAAACTCGAAGGAGACAACCCTGGAGGTAGTGTAAAAGACCGTGCTGCTTTTAATATGATTAATGAAGCTTTAAAGCGTGGTGAAATTAAAAAAGGAGGCACTTTGGTTGAGGCTACCAGTGGGAATACGGGTATTGCTTTGGCTTTTATAGCGCAATTATTAGGGTTGAATATGGTGCTTATAATGCCAGAGAATTCTACTGAAGAACGTGTAAAAACCATGAGAGCTTATGGTGCTGAGGTTATTTTAACGCCTGCCGATATTGGTATTGAGGGATCTAGGGATGTTGCTTTTAAATTGCGAGATGAAAAAGGCTATATGCTTTTAAATCAGTTTGAAAATGATGATAACTGGAAAGCACATTACAAAACTACTGGTCCGGAAATTTGGAGAGATACTGAAGGCGAAGTAACGCATTTTGTTTCTGCTATGGGAACAACAGGAACTATTATGGGAACGTCAAAGTTTTTAAAAGAAAAAAATAAAGATATCACTATTGTTGGAGCGCAACCTGCTGATGGAGCTAGAATTCCAGGTATTAGAAAATGGTCGCCAGATTACGTGCCTAAGTTTTTTGATCGTTCTAGAGTAGATATTGTAGTTGATGTAAGTGAAGAAGATGCTAGAATTACAACACAACGTTTAGCAAAAGAAGAAGGTGTTTTTGCTGGTATGAGTAGCGGTGGTTCAGTGTTTTGTGCATTACAAATAGCAAAGTCAATAGATAAAGGTATTATAGTTGCTGTTATTTGTGATAGAGGCGATAGGTATTTGTCTTCAACTTTATTTGAATAG
- the metH gene encoding methionine synthase has translation MKIKQTKYMHLSGLEPLVLNENSNFINIGERTNVAGSRKFLRLIKEERFDEALDVARHQVDGGAQIIDINMDDGLIDGKESMVRFLNLIAAEPDISRVPIMIDSSKWEIIEAGLQVVQGKSVVNSISLKEGEEKFIWEAKQIKRYGAAVIVMAFDEVGQADNYERRIEIAERSYRVLVDKVGFPSEDIIFDLNIFPVATGMEEHRRNAIDFIEATRWVRENLPNVSVSGGVSNVSFSFRGNDGVREAMHSVFLYYAIQAGMNMGIVNPALLEVYDDIPKDLLEHVEDVILDRRDDATERLLDFAETVKGSKVEKGLDLSWRENPIQERITHALVKGIDAFIIEDVEQARIEAEKPIDVIEGHLMIGMNVVGDLFGAGKMFLPQVVKSARVMKKAVGYLNPFIEAEKGDKQEPVGKVLMATVKGDVHDIGKNIVSVVLACNNYEIVDLGVMVPPEKIIETAIKERVDAIGLSGLITPSLDEMVYLAKEMQRQNFEVPLLIGGATTSKAHTAVKIDTQYKNAVVHVNDASRAVTVVGDLLNKKTSHEYVAKMKKDYDEFRIKFLKRGKEKSYISIAEARRKKFKIDWETSEIVKPKELGVQMLKQLSLKELEPFIDWSPFFRSWDLHGKFPDILTDKVVGEQATIMYNEAQAMIKEIIAKQLLKPRAVFGLFEANTINEDDISVQKKGKEIAVFRTLRQQLSKRAGIPNIALSDFIAPKETGKTDYMGAFCVAIFGAQELADSYKAKEDDYNAIMAQAIADRFAEALAEYLHKQVRTKHWGYAADETLSNADLIKESYKGIRPAPGYPACPDHLEKETIWDLLEVEKIIGVTLTESLAMWPAAAVSGYYFGNPEAKYFGLGKITDDQVTDYAVRKGIAKDKARKWLHPAIADE, from the coding sequence ATGAAAATTAAACAAACAAAGTACATGCATTTATCTGGACTAGAACCACTAGTCCTTAATGAAAATAGTAATTTCATAAATATAGGTGAACGTACTAATGTAGCAGGGTCAAGAAAGTTTTTAAGACTCATTAAAGAAGAGCGATTTGATGAAGCTTTAGATGTAGCACGTCATCAGGTTGATGGTGGAGCTCAGATTATCGATATTAATATGGACGACGGCCTTATAGACGGAAAAGAGTCGATGGTGCGTTTTCTAAATTTAATAGCTGCCGAACCAGATATTTCTAGAGTGCCTATCATGATTGATAGTTCTAAATGGGAAATTATTGAGGCAGGATTACAAGTGGTACAAGGAAAAAGTGTGGTAAACTCTATTTCCTTAAAAGAAGGTGAAGAAAAATTTATTTGGGAAGCTAAGCAAATTAAGCGTTACGGTGCAGCTGTAATTGTGATGGCTTTTGATGAGGTTGGGCAAGCCGATAATTACGAAAGACGTATTGAAATAGCAGAGCGTTCGTACCGTGTTTTAGTAGATAAAGTAGGTTTTCCATCGGAAGATATTATTTTCGACTTAAACATCTTTCCTGTTGCAACAGGAATGGAAGAGCACAGAAGAAATGCGATCGATTTTATTGAAGCAACGCGTTGGGTTCGTGAAAATTTACCGAATGTTAGTGTTAGTGGCGGTGTAAGTAATGTGTCATTTTCATTTAGAGGGAATGATGGTGTTCGAGAAGCAATGCATTCCGTGTTCTTATATTATGCGATTCAAGCAGGTATGAATATGGGTATTGTAAACCCAGCACTTTTAGAAGTTTATGATGATATTCCAAAAGATTTATTAGAACATGTTGAAGATGTTATTTTAGATAGACGTGATGATGCAACCGAGAGATTACTTGATTTTGCTGAAACTGTCAAAGGCTCAAAAGTTGAAAAAGGTTTAGATTTATCTTGGAGAGAAAATCCTATTCAAGAGCGTATAACACATGCTTTAGTAAAAGGTATTGATGCTTTTATCATTGAAGATGTTGAGCAAGCTCGAATAGAAGCTGAAAAACCTATTGATGTTATTGAAGGTCATTTAATGATAGGAATGAATGTTGTAGGCGATTTGTTTGGTGCAGGAAAAATGTTTTTGCCACAAGTGGTAAAATCAGCACGTGTGATGAAAAAGGCTGTGGGTTATTTAAATCCGTTTATTGAAGCTGAAAAAGGAGATAAACAAGAACCAGTAGGTAAGGTTTTAATGGCAACTGTAAAAGGTGATGTACATGATATTGGTAAAAATATTGTAAGCGTCGTATTAGCTTGTAACAATTATGAAATAGTTGATTTAGGGGTTATGGTACCACCAGAAAAGATTATTGAAACAGCTATTAAAGAACGTGTGGATGCTATTGGTTTATCGGGCTTAATTACACCGTCACTTGATGAGATGGTGTATTTAGCAAAAGAAATGCAGCGCCAGAATTTTGAAGTGCCTTTGCTTATTGGAGGTGCCACTACATCAAAAGCGCATACAGCTGTTAAAATTGATACACAATATAAAAACGCTGTAGTTCATGTTAATGATGCATCAAGAGCTGTAACTGTTGTAGGCGATTTGTTGAATAAAAAGACTTCGCATGAGTATGTTGCTAAAATGAAAAAAGATTACGACGAATTTCGTATTAAGTTTTTAAAACGAGGTAAAGAGAAATCATATATTTCAATAGCAGAAGCAAGACGAAAAAAGTTTAAAATAGATTGGGAAACGTCTGAGATTGTTAAACCTAAAGAGTTAGGTGTCCAAATGTTGAAGCAATTAAGTTTAAAAGAATTAGAGCCTTTTATAGACTGGAGTCCGTTTTTTAGAAGTTGGGATTTACATGGGAAGTTTCCTGATATTTTAACTGATAAAGTTGTTGGCGAGCAAGCTACCATTATGTATAATGAAGCGCAAGCCATGATAAAAGAAATTATAGCGAAGCAATTATTAAAACCGCGAGCTGTTTTTGGTCTATTTGAAGCTAATACTATTAATGAAGACGATATTTCTGTTCAGAAAAAAGGTAAAGAAATTGCTGTATTTAGAACCTTACGCCAGCAATTAAGTAAAAGAGCTGGAATCCCTAATATAGCTTTGTCCGATTTTATTGCACCAAAAGAAACTGGAAAAACAGATTATATGGGAGCGTTTTGTGTGGCTATTTTTGGAGCACAAGAATTAGCCGATAGTTATAAAGCAAAAGAAGACGATTATAATGCAATCATGGCGCAAGCTATTGCCGATAGATTTGCAGAAGCGTTAGCCGAATACTTGCATAAACAAGTGCGTACAAAACATTGGGGATATGCAGCAGATGAAACTTTAAGTAATGCCGATTTAATAAAAGAAAGTTATAAAGGTATTCGTCCAGCACCAGGATATCCTGCTTGTCCAGATCATTTAGAAAAGGAAACTATTTGGGACTTGTTAGAGGTCGAAAAAATAATAGGTGTTACTTTAACCGAAAGTTTAGCTATGTGGCCAGCGGCAGCTGTTTCTGGATATTATTTTGGAAATCCAGAAGCTAAATATTTTGGTTTAGGTAAAATTACAGACGACCAAGTAACCGATTATGCTGTTAGGAAGGGCATAGCAAAGGATAAAGCTAGAAAATGGTTGCATCCCGCGATTGCAGATGAATAA
- a CDS encoding NAD(P)/FAD-dependent oxidoreductase, with amino-acid sequence MIKTDIIIIGAGPTGLFTVFEAGLLKLKCHLIDALPQPGGQCSELYPKKPIYDIPGFPEILAGDLTKNLLEQGKQFEPGFTLGERAETVEKQEDGTFIVTTNKGTQHQAPVVAIASGLGSFEPRKPQLENLAKYEDNGVEYMIKEPEIYRDKDVVIAGGGDSALDWSIFLSDVAKSVTLIHRRNEFRGHLDSVEKVGELTKAGKINLITPAEVTDILGDGKVEAIEIKKKDEDPIVLKTDHFIPLFGLSPKLGPIADWGLEIEKNAIKVDNALDYQTNIPGIFAIGDGNFYPGKLKLILCGFHEATIMCQAAYKIINPGKKYVLKYTTVSGIDGFDGTRKEAPKAVVQAIN; translated from the coding sequence ATGATTAAAACAGATATAATTATAATAGGCGCGGGACCAACTGGATTATTCACGGTTTTTGAAGCAGGATTATTAAAGCTTAAATGCCATTTAATTGATGCATTGCCACAACCTGGTGGACAATGTTCAGAGTTATATCCTAAAAAACCTATTTATGATATTCCTGGGTTTCCAGAAATTTTAGCAGGCGATTTAACTAAGAATTTGTTAGAGCAAGGTAAGCAGTTTGAGCCTGGATTTACGTTGGGTGAACGTGCGGAAACTGTTGAAAAACAAGAAGATGGTACTTTTATTGTGACAACAAATAAGGGTACACAGCATCAAGCGCCTGTGGTTGCTATTGCTAGTGGTTTAGGAAGTTTTGAGCCTAGAAAGCCACAACTTGAAAACCTTGCTAAATATGAGGATAATGGGGTTGAATATATGATAAAAGAACCAGAAATATATCGTGATAAAGATGTTGTGATTGCTGGTGGTGGCGATTCGGCATTAGATTGGAGTATCTTTTTATCAGACGTTGCCAAAAGTGTTACACTTATCCATAGACGTAATGAATTTAGAGGACATTTAGATTCTGTAGAAAAGGTTGGAGAATTAACAAAGGCAGGTAAAATTAATTTAATTACGCCTGCTGAAGTTACAGATATTTTAGGTGATGGTAAGGTTGAAGCTATAGAAATCAAGAAAAAAGATGAAGATCCTATTGTTTTAAAAACAGATCATTTTATTCCATTATTTGGGCTGTCTCCTAAATTAGGACCTATTGCTGATTGGGGTTTAGAAATTGAAAAAAATGCTATTAAGGTAGATAATGCATTAGATTATCAAACAAATATTCCTGGGATATTTGCAATTGGAGATGGTAATTTTTATCCTGGTAAATTAAAGTTAATTCTTTGTGGTTTTCATGAAGCTACTATAATGTGTCAGGCAGCTTATAAAATTATTAACCCAGGAAAAAAATACGTTTTAAAATATACAACAGTTAGTGGGATTGATGGTTTTGATGGTACTCGTAAAGAAGCGCCTAAAGCAGTTGTTCAAGCTATTAATTAA